A window from Kluyveromyces lactis strain NRRL Y-1140 chromosome E complete sequence encodes these proteins:
- the MHP1 gene encoding Mhp1p (similar to uniprot|P43638 Saccharomyces cerevisiae YJL042W MHP1 Microtubule-associated protein involved in assembly and stabilization of microtubules; overproduction results in cell cycle arrest at G2 phase), translated as MGKDDSCGLDVGWLIRNRCSDHDHGSKSSKKSKSGGGAMAAALASSDSHGARTGTPSPISSTVKISDLDAKNPDVTTHVEVIGPNRIVKQRRNSSVDPNSAIDMSGINGYDHKMGHGKTPQKQTSSYLESAPLRRTQSASLPEMTHKRKSGFFKNLFKRKSSSSNAESASPPPGSPSLKPVSSSSSSNSTIRLDTNGEAGSHYSHHEGRARSKSVSSASLRNANQQRLAQNEGLNDLHVETKFEPSVSRVAEGVPLERVQTESQASQQDLDPRLEEFIKYYKEHGCNGFSSQQNGAAKKVTKEPNAIFSLDSTLVGSSKNGNSNGKVHLDKKGRPIPPHPPRSRLPPALKVRYEPVPSSSRPDSSHTPLSGASKFGSFLKRVTSHTDDSFVSSRRMSSASSSISLPRDADESSVDSSEGTINTSVVPGLENLKPLKRVAFAANTYFNDPPQQICSRNPRKGEVEVKADGSVVIHRLTPEEKREILEKSSCGIVVGGTGQLKLINQDAPATSPDQNEGAALKLHAEDDHASQRRHIELAAAEAAAEARAKDAPLDLQRTVTNNEEEVGVNNTLEKVTIDKPMTSRRKGSSTSLASMISSDSALVPSEDENELLPPRNIKIPHDVVYTRCCHLREILPIPATMKQLKKGSTEPIPFLQLRNPKPSKVEVLSFSDFLSIAPVLCLSLDGVSLSVEMLRIILSSITYKDKFEKLSLRNTPVDHDGWKVLSYFVSKCKSLNSLDVTMIPGLALNVQKPSKSSNGSTVPRMVCNMENRSDMNWSLLSAAVAAKGGLEEMIVSGAFMNQVQLQNFIDIAWTKTLRLGLAYNNLTLEQCQCLATWMTNSKIQGVDVGYNDLNGKLGPFISAVIEKTKKGKNVFKFLSLNSTNLSVPKGAKSEDNEVLSLLNGLCYCDSLKFLDLSNNPGLFPYGMRTLTAILPVFVSLLRLHLDNNNLSTTAVMQFAEVLPMCQRINYISLLGTNLNIISASALAAAVKNSKTIITMDIDYAHVPDRIKEKISVYSMRNTQRELEQINKSGGDDGHEKLKSLQEELGRLLTEDSSTRSDYDTLVSNFLERIQTVRAKLHAAIEELFKLRLNGELSTEGKETLIKFCFIDASFEKGLKLLAKKSLRSAGYHSHNAATSNDRESPSPLTSQSATALTYPKKLNTLLSSSKYASSGHSALLPFHQPSVESYEPADDEVALTYTSGEVQNEAKEQLKEEGDVLRKSRGLMNELQSTANKRGQELNTDILRRVGERFDSEHISKTPF; from the coding sequence ATGGGTAAAGACGATAGTTGCGGGTTAGATGTAGGATGGTTGATTCGAAACAGGTGTTCTGATCATGACCATGGATCAAAGTCAAGCAAAAAGAGCAAGTCCGGTGGTGGTGCTATGGCTGCAGCCCTTGCTTCTTCCGATTCGCATGGTGCCAGGACTGGAACTCCCTCCCCGATATCTTCTACTGTCAAGATATCTGATTTGGATGCAAAAAATCCAGATGTAACAACGCACGTTGAAGTGATAGGTCCGAATAGGATTGTAAAACAGAGACGTAATTCTAGTGTTGATCCTAACAGTGCGATTGATATGTCTGGGATAAACGGTTATGATCATAAGATGGGACATGGAAAAACGCCGCAGAAACAAACGTCGTCATACCTAGAAAGTGCTCCTTTGAGAAGGACACAATCTGCATCGCTGCCCGAAATGACACATAAGAGGAAATCAGggtttttcaaaaatttatTCAAGAGGAAAAGTTCCTCTTCCAATGCAGAGAGTGCCTCACCACCTCCTGGATCaccatctttgaaaccTGTCAGTTCTAGCAGCAGTAGTAACAGCACAATAAGGTTGGATACAAATGGCGAAGCTGGATCGCATTATAGCCATCATGAAGGTAGAGCGAGAAGCAAATCAGTGTCATCAGCGTCGCTGCGGAATGCAAACCAGCAAAGGTTAGCCCAGAACGAAGGGTTAAATGATCTACACGTTGAAACGAAGTTTGAGCCGAGCGTCAGTAGAGTTGCGGAAGGAGTCCCTTTGGAAAGAGTTCAAACTGAATCACAGGCTTCACAACAGGATTTGGATCCTAGATTGGAAGAGTTCATCAAATATTACAAAGAACATGGTTGCAATGGTTTCTCATCTCAGCAGAATGGTGCTGCAAAGAAAGTAACCAAAGAACCCAACGCAATATTCTCTTTAGATTCTACTCTAGTCGGTAGTAGTAAAAATGGAAACAGTAATGGAAAAGTCCATTTAGATAAGAAGGGCAGACCAATACCGCCACATCCTCCTAGGTCTCGTTTACCACCTGCATTGAAGGTAAGATACGAGCCAGTTCCATCATCCTCTCGACCTGATTCGAGCCATACACCATTATCGGGTGCCAGCAAATTCggttctttcttgaaaaggGTCACTTCTCATACCGATGACTCCTTCGTATCAAGTAGAAGAATGTCTTCAGcgtcatcatcaatatcGTTACCCAGGGATGCAGATGAGTCATCTGTCGATTCTTCTGAAGGAACTATAAATACTTCGGTGGTTCCGGGATTGGAAAATCTCAAACCTTTGAAGCGCGTTGCGTTTGCTGCAAACACGTATTTCAATGATCCTCCTCAACAGATCTGTTCCAGGAACCCTAGGAAAGGTGAAGTTGAAGTAAAAGCAGATGGATCTGTTGTTATCCATAGGTTAACTCCCGAAGAGAAACGTGAAATACTGGAGAAGTCAAGTTGTGGTATTGTGGTAGGAGGAACTGGGCAATTGAAGTTAATCAACCAAGATGCACCAGCGACGTCTCCGGATCAAAATGAAGGCGCTGCATTAAAACTCCATGCTGAGGATGACCATGCGTCTCAACGTCGTCACATCGAACTTGCAGCAGCAGAAGCTGCGGCAGAGGCCAGAGCTAAAGATGCTCCACTAGATTTACAGAGAACTGTGacaaataatgaagaagaggtTGGTGTCAACAATACATTAGAGAAAGTTACCATTGACAAGCCAATGACATCAAGGAGAAAAGGTTCTAGCACATCATTGGCATCCATGATATCATCGGATTCTGCCTTGGTACcttctgaagatgaaaacgaACTTCTACCACCCAGAAATATAAAGATCCCTCACGATGTTGTGTATACTCGTTGTTGTCATCTAAGGGAAATTCTTCCGATCCCTGCTACTATGAAGCAGTTGAAAAAGGGATCAACGGAACCGATACCGTTCCTACAATTAAGAAACCCCAAACCTTCTAAAGTAGAAGTGCTTTCTTTCAGTGATTTTTTGAGTATCGCTCCGGTGTTATGTCTATCTTTAGACGGTGTGTCATTGAGCGTGGAAATGTTGAGAATTATTTTGAGTTCCATCACATATAAGGATAAATTCGAAAAATTATCACTCAGAAACACTCCTGTAGATCATGACGGGTGGAAGGTCCTTTCATATTTCGTATCCAAATGCAAAAGCCTAAACTCGCTCGACGTTACCATGATTCCAGGATTAGCGCTTAATGTTCAAAAGCCAtctaaatcatcaaatggCTCAACTGTTCCTAGAATGGTTTGCAATATGGAGAACAGATCTGATATGAACTGGAGTTTGCTTAGTGCGGCCGTGGCAGCTAAAGGTGGCTTAGAAGAAATGATCGTTTCAGGTGCCTTCATGAATCAAGTTCAACTACAAAACTTCATTGATATTGCTTGGACAAAGACATTAAGACTTGGCCTGGCCTACAATAACTTAACTTTAGAGCAATGTCAATGCCTTGCAACCTGGATGACTAACTCTAAAATACAAGGTGTTGATGTTGGTTACAATGATTTGAATGGAAAATTAGGACCGTTCATATCTGCCGTAATAGAGAAGACgaagaaaggaaaaaatgtGTTCAAATTCCTATCTCTTAACTCTACAAATCTTTCGGTTCCTAAAGGTGCAAAATCTGAGGATAACGAGGTTTTGAGTTTGCTCAATGGTCTTTGCTATTGTGATAGTTTGAAATTTTTAGATTTATCCAATAACCCAGGATTATTCCCATACGGTATGCGTACGTTGACAGCTATTTTACCAGTGTTTGTGTCTTTGCTTCGTTTGCACTTAGATAACAACAACCTATCCACAACGGCAGTAATGCAGTTTGCCGAAGTTTTGCCGATGTGTCAACGCATAAATTATATTTCTCTATTGGGAACcaatttgaatataatATCTGCCAGTGCATTGGCTGCTGCTGTAAAAAATTCCAAGACTATAATCACAATGGATATTGACTACGCCCATGTCCCTGatagaatcaaagaaaaaatctCTGTCTATAGTATGAGAAATACACAGAGAGAGCTCGAACAAATTAATAAATCTGGTGGCGATGATGGacatgaaaaattgaagtcACTACAAGAAGAGCTTGGAAGGTTACTAACAGAAGATTCTTCAACCAGGAGTGATTATGATACATTAGTGTCAAACTTCTTGGAACGTATTCAAACTGTACGTGCGAAACTTCATGCtgcaattgaagaactatTCAAATTGAGACTCAATGGAGAGCTAAGTACGGAGGGTAAAGAAACTCTTATTAAATTTTGCTTTATTGACGcaagttttgaaaaggGCTTGAAATTACTAGCAAAGAAGAGTTTGCGAAGCGCAGGTTACCATTCCCATAATGCAGCCACGTCAAATGACCGTGAAAGCCCATCACCATTAACTTCACAATCTGCGACAGCTTTAACTTATCCGAAGAAACTAAACACCTtactttcttcatcgaaatATGCTTCCAGTGGCCACAGCGCTTTGTTACCCTTCCATCAACCATCTGTAGAATCATATGAACCTGCAGATGACGAGGTGGCACTAACATACACGAGCGGTGAAGTGCAGAACGAAGCCAAAGAAcagttgaaagaagaaggtgatGTTTTGAGGAAAAGTAGAGGATTAATGAATGAACTACAAAGTACCGCTAACAAACGTGGCCAAGAGCTTAACACAGATATTTTGAGAAGGGTTGGCGAAAGATTTGATAGTGAACATATATCAAAGACGCCcttttga
- the GYP6 gene encoding GTPase-activating protein GYP6 (some similarities with uniprot|P32806 Saccharomyces cerevisiae YJL044C GYP6 GTPase-activating protein (GAP) for the yeast Rab family member Ypt6p involved in vesicle mediated protein transport) codes for MNSSSNGNRFGIQKLEAHDVGNVDEHPLAIVNGVSMMDSQEMIELDVARLHSGQLNGPQEENALRQILVNWVKRNGVGYKQGMHEICLVLYLENDKDVDECYKRFDNVMKWLYPLFYRDSGVNEWIKNDFSPMLRKMSPRRLYEIIVVKFQISHAVWCIRWCRLLFIRELSGPDQYLPIWYELFDIENKGKFIACVTIVMLMCIVPQLTEAQDESECLYLLLNYPKLCVPIEKVVGWAKIMYDYRAVNTIDSQHADSDADANASPLEEEILQGSNGEWYKKYKDYDVNRLRMEMRLKRRAKWRLSK; via the coding sequence ATGAATTCCAGTAGCAATGGGAATCGTTTCGGTattcaaaagttggaagCCCATGACGTAGGAAATGTCGATGAACACCCCTTAGCGATAGTGAATGGCGTAAGTATGATGGACAGTCAAGAGATGATAGAATTGGATGTAGCTAGGCTACATTCAGGCCAGCTTAATGGACCGCAAGAAGAGAATGCATTGAGGCAGATATTAGTGAATTGGGTGAAAAGAAACGGGGTAGGGTACAAACAGGGAATGCACGAGATATGCCTTGTACTATACCTAGAGAACGACAAAGACGTAGATGAGTGTTATAAAAGGTTTGACAACGTGATGAAGTGGTTATATCCTTTGTTTTATAGGGATAGCGGTGTAAATGAATGGATCAAGAACGATTTTAGTCCGATGTTACGAAAAATGAGTCCTCGAAGGTTGTACGAAATCATCGTGGTAAAGTTCCAAATTTCGCATGCGGTATGGTGTATTCGATGGTGCCGGTTACTTTTCATTCGAGAATTGAGCGGTCCTGACCAGTATCTGCCCATATGGTATGAATTGttcgatattgaaaataagGGTAAATTCATTGCATGTGTGACAATAGTGATGTTAATGTGCATTGTACCGCAGTTGACAGAGGCGCAAGACGAAAGCGAGTGTTTGTATTTGTTATTGAACTATCCAAAACTATGCGTACCGATTGAAAAAGTTGTGGGATGGGCAAAGATCATGTACGATTATCGTGCTGTTAATACCATAGATTCACAGCATGCAGATTCAGATGCAGATGCAAATGCATCGCCGctcgaagaagaaattctaCAAGGTAGTAACGGTGAATGGTACAAAAAATACAAAGATTATGACGTAAATAGACTGCGGATGGAGATGAGGTTGAAACGACGTGCAAAATGGCGATTATCCAAGTGA
- the GPM1 gene encoding phosphoglycerate mutase GPM1 (highly similar to uniprot|P00950 Saccharomyces cerevisiae YKL152C GPM1 Tetrameric phosphoglycerate mutase of the glycolytic pathway converts 3-phosphoglycerate to 2-phosphoglycerate) — translation MPKLVLVRHGQSEWNEKNLFTGWVDVKLSAKGEQEAARAGELLKENNVNPDILFTSKLTRAIQTANIALEKADRLWIPVVRSWRLNERHYGALQGKDKAATLEQYGEEQFTTWRRSFDIPPPVIEDDSPFSQSNDPRYGDVDPSVLPKTESLALVIDRLLPYWQDSISSELLQGKTVMITAHGNSLRALVKHLEHISDADIAKLNIPTGIPLVFDLDENLKPTKPSYYLDPEAAAAGAAAVAAQGKK, via the coding sequence ATGCCAAAGTTAGTTTTAGTCAGACACGGTCAATCCGAATGGAACGAAAAGAACTTATTCACCGGTTGGGTCGATGTTAAGTTGTCCGCCAAGGGTGAACAAGAAGCTGCCAGAGCTGGTGAATTgttgaaggaaaacaaCGTTAATCCAGATATCCTTTTCACTTCCAAATTGACCAGAGCTATCCAAACCGCTAACATtgctttggaaaaagcTGACAGATTGTGGATTCCTGTCGTTAGATCCTGGAGATTGAACGAAAGACACTACGGTGCTCTACAAGGTAAGGACAAGGCTGCCACTTTGGAACAATACGGTGAAGAACAATTCACCACCTGGAGAAGATCCTTCGATATCCCACCTCCAGTTATCGAAGACGACTCTCCATTCTCTCAAAGCAACGACCCACGTTACGGTGACGTTGACCCAAGTGTCTTGCCAAAGACCGAATCCTTGGCTCTAGTCATTGACAGATTGTTGCCATACTGGCAAGACAGCATCTCTTCCGAGTTGCTACAAGGTAAGACCGTCATGATCACCGCCCACGGTAACTCTTTGAGAGCTTTGGTCAAGCATTTGGAACACATCTCCGATGCTGACATTGCTAAGTTGAACATTCCAACCGGTATCCCATTGGTGTTCGATTTGGACGAAAACTTGAAGCCAACCAAGCCTTCTTACTACTTGGACCCagaagctgctgctgcagGTGCTGCCGCAGTCGCTGCTCAAGGTAAGAAATAG
- the RVS161 gene encoding amphiphysin-like protein RVS161 (highly similar to uniprot|P25343 Saccharomyces cerevisiae YCR009C RVS161 BAR adaptor protein subunit of a complex (Rvs161p Rvs167p) that regulates actin endocytosis and viability following starvation or osmotic stress) — protein sequence MSWEGFKKAINRAGNSVLIKNVDKTHDKDYGMEERRYRVLEKAGKELQKEAKGYLDSLRAVTASQVTIAEVISDLYDDSKATSASAHNIGNYYLQCVRDFDTETVKQLDGPFRETVLEPITKFATYFDEIETAIKKREHKKQDYDAAKAKVRRLIDKPAKDATKLPRAEKELAFAKDIYDNLNDQLKLELPQLVSLRVPYYDPSFEALVKIQLRFCTEGYTRLAQIQQYLDQQSRDDYANGLLDQRIDDLLQQMSNLNICALGFNK from the coding sequence ATGTCCTGGGAAGGGTTTAAAAAAGCTATCAACCGTGCTGGTAACAGCGTGCTCATCAAAAATGTTGACAAGACTCATGATAAAGATTATGGAATGGAAGAGCGTAGGTACAGGGTCCTTGAGAAAGCAGGTAAGGAATTACAGAAGGAGGCAAAGGGATATCTTGATTCTCTAAGAGCAGTTACCGCGTCTCAGGTCACTATTGCAGAAGTTATCTCGGATTTGTACGATGATTCCAAGGCAACCAGCGCGTCAGCACACAATATAGGGAACTACTATCTACAATGTGTTAGAGATTTTGATACGGAAACGGTGAAACAGTTGGATGGGCCCTTTAGAGAAACTGTGCTTGAACCAATCACGAAATTCGCCACTTATTtcgatgaaattgaaacagctatcaagaaaagagaacATAAAAAACAGGATTACGATGCAGCAAAGGCTAAGGTGCGTAGACTTATCGATAAGCCGGCTAAAGACGCTACCAAGTTACCTCGTGCCGAAAAAGAGTTGGCCTTCGCTAAGGATATTTACgataatttgaatgaccaattgaaattagaaCTTCCACAACTAGTCTCCCTCAGAGTGCCCTATTACGATCCAAGTTTCGAAGCATTAGtgaagattcagttgagATTCTGTACTGAGGGGTACACTAGACTAGCGCAAATTCAACAGTATTTGGACCAGCAGTCACGTGATGATTACGCAAACGGTCTTCTCGATCAAAGAATCGACGATTTATTGCAACAAATGTCAAATCTAAACATTTGCGCTCTAGGTTTCAACAAATAA
- a CDS encoding acetate uptake transporter family protein (similar to uniprot|P25613 Saccharomyces cerevisiae YCR010C ADY2 Accumulation of DYads member of the TC 9.B.33 YaaH family of putative transporters Protein involved in Accumulation of DYads or uniprot|P32907 Saccharomyces cerevisiae YNR002c) produces MSSQSSEKHNHQHQETAGHPTAAYNSQDPNVYHDDLELQKVQTGGENHEFIFIGRQKFLKDELYGAFGGTLNPGLAPPATHKFANPAPLGLSAFALTTFVLSMYNARAMGVTVPNVVVSLAVFYGGFVQMVAGVWEIALENTFGGTALTSYGGFWMSFAAIHIPWFGIGAAYEEAPDQLANAIGFYLLGWTIFTVGLTVCTMKSTLAFFSLFFLLSITFLLLTIGEFTGRTGVTRAAGVLGVIVAFMAWYNAFAGVATRENSYITVRPLPLPKAKFF; encoded by the coding sequence ATGTCCAGTCAAAGCTCGGAGAAACACAACCATCAACACCAAGAAACCGCTGGTCACCCTACCGCGGCATACAATTCCCAAGACCCTAACGTGTACCATGACGATTTGGAACTTCAAAAGGTCCAGACCGGTGGTGAAAATCACGagttcattttcattggACGTCAAAAGTTCTTAAAGGATGAATTGTACGGTGCTTTCGGTGGTACTTTGAACCCGGGTCTTGCTCCTCCAGCAACCCACAAGTTTGCTAATCCTGCACCATTGGGTTTATCCGCTTTCGCATTGACTACTTTTGTGTTATCTATGTACAATGCCCGGGCCATGGGTGTCACAGTTCCAAACGTGGTTGTGTCATTGGCCGTTTTCTACGGTGGGTTTGTCCAAATGGTAGCCGGTGTCTGGGAAATCGCTTTGGAAAACACATTTGGTGGTACTGCTTTGACTTCGTACGGTGGTTTCTGGATGTCCTTTGCTGCAATTCATATTCCTTGGTTTGGAATCGGAGCCGCCTATGAGGAGGCTCCGGACCAATTGGCAAACGCCATCGGATTCTACTTGTTAGGCTGGACCATCTTCACAGTGGGACTTACCGTATGCACAATGAAATCTACTCTGGCCTTCTTCAGTCTCTTCTTCCTATTGTCCATTactttcttgttgttgacCATTGGTGAATTCACCGGAAGAACTGGTGTCACACGTGCTGCAGGTGTGCTTGGTGTTATCGTTGCCTTTATGGCTTGGTACAATGCATTTGCAGGTGTGGCTACGCGCGAAAACTCGTACATTACTGTCAGACCTTTGCCATTGCCAAAGGCCAAGTTTTTCTAA